In Clostridium swellfunianum, a genomic segment contains:
- a CDS encoding Crp/Fnr family transcriptional regulator, protein MSVRNYMRVILNTNLFKDFTEESILTLFSKIPYKIEHYSKGDVILAEDDTCDTLNFILEGTVEVQKMDVSGKVLSIAEFHKGEIFGEMLIFADRNTSPINAISKNKTSVLHIQKNSVISLCQGNSSFLMEYLRIISNKAMILNLKLKEVTLKTIRQKISEFILAQYKQQNSLKIKINMTKKDWADKIGVQRPSLSRELIKMKDEGVIDYSKDIIIIKDLNALEDLS, encoded by the coding sequence ATGAGTGTTAGAAATTATATGAGAGTAATACTGAACACTAATCTATTTAAAGATTTTACAGAAGAAAGTATACTAACCTTATTTAGCAAAATCCCTTACAAAATTGAACACTACAGCAAAGGTGATGTAATCCTTGCTGAAGATGATACTTGTGATACTCTAAATTTTATATTAGAAGGCACCGTTGAGGTTCAAAAGATGGATGTAAGCGGCAAAGTCTTATCTATAGCAGAATTTCACAAAGGAGAAATTTTTGGAGAAATGCTTATTTTTGCTGATAGAAATACTTCCCCCATTAATGCTATTTCCAAAAATAAAACTTCTGTGCTGCATATCCAAAAAAATTCTGTTATAAGTCTTTGTCAAGGTAATTCAAGTTTCCTCATGGAATATTTAAGAATAATCTCAAACAAAGCCATGATTTTAAATTTAAAGCTTAAAGAAGTAACCCTTAAGACTATTAGGCAAAAAATAAGTGAGTTTATTTTAGCTCAGTATAAACAGCAAAACTCTTTGAAAATAAAGATCAATATGACAAAAAAAGATTGGGCTGATAAAATTGGAGTACAACGTCCTTCTCTTTCAAGAGAACTTATTAAGATGAAGGATGAAGGTGTTATTGACTATAGCAAAGATATTATCATTATTAAAGACTTGAATGCGTTAGAGGATTTATCTTAA
- a CDS encoding ATP-binding protein — MAVRKIVCIDESKCDGCGLCIPNCAEGALAIIDGKARLIKDLYCDGLGACLGHCPQDAITIIERDAEEFDEKAVEEMLRAQGKALGHSSSHEGGSCPGSQVRELNRPQVQVHAHNHTGGGCPGSKMRMLQRKEVEDSEDEVKVTSKLRQWPVQLMLVPAAAPYFKGADLLITADCVPFAYANYHNDFLKGKSVVVGCPKLDDAAYYAEKLSDIIRINDLESITVLRMEVPCCGGMAQAAKMGRDRSGVNIPIKVVTISLEGEVLKRDYI, encoded by the coding sequence ATGGCAGTAAGAAAAATAGTATGTATAGATGAAAGCAAGTGTGATGGCTGTGGTTTGTGTATTCCTAACTGCGCCGAGGGGGCACTGGCTATTATAGATGGTAAAGCAAGACTGATAAAGGATTTATACTGTGATGGATTGGGAGCATGTTTAGGACATTGCCCCCAGGATGCTATCACTATAATTGAGAGAGATGCTGAAGAATTTGATGAGAAGGCAGTAGAAGAAATGCTTAGAGCTCAAGGTAAAGCATTAGGGCATAGCAGTAGTCATGAAGGCGGTTCATGTCCGGGAAGTCAAGTTAGAGAGCTTAATAGACCTCAAGTACAAGTACATGCTCACAACCACACTGGCGGGGGATGTCCAGGAAGCAAGATGAGAATGCTTCAAAGAAAGGAAGTCGAGGACAGCGAGGATGAAGTTAAAGTAACTTCAAAGTTAAGACAGTGGCCAGTTCAGCTTATGCTTGTGCCAGCTGCCGCTCCATATTTTAAGGGAGCAGACTTATTAATAACTGCTGACTGTGTACCTTTTGCATACGCTAATTATCACAATGACTTTTTAAAAGGCAAGTCTGTTGTTGTTGGATGTCCTAAGCTTGATGATGCAGCATACTATGCAGAAAAGCTTAGCGATATTATTAGAATAAATGATTTAGAAAGTATTACTGTGCTTAGAATGGAAGTTCCTTGCTGTGGAGGTATGGCTCAAGCTGCAAAAATGGGAAGAGATAGGTCCGGAGTGAACATTCCTATTAAAGTTGTTACTATAAGCCTTGAAGGTGAGGTTTTAAAAAGAGACTATATATAA
- a CDS encoding TIGR03915 family putative DNA repair protein, whose protein sequence is MICYIFDGSFEGLLTSIYEAYYSKKKPEEIIPQWQFQATLLTEPIHIQTDIVKSKRVYEAIKTKISKDALKIIYHVYLSELEGCCTLIYNYIKLGFKLGSEIDLHLHRDCVLGMHNTEKKVTYECHRMLGFVRFKSIDNMFYSAIEPDHNILGLIASHFASRLPNENWIIHDLKRNLALFYNKKEWIVTELTKVKAEDFIVMEEPELYETLWKEFYQTIAIEDRKNPRLQKRMMPARYWKHLTELR, encoded by the coding sequence ATGATTTGCTATATTTTTGATGGAAGCTTTGAAGGTCTTTTAACGTCAATTTATGAAGCATACTACAGCAAAAAAAAACCTGAAGAAATAATACCTCAGTGGCAGTTTCAGGCAACCCTTTTAACTGAACCAATACATATTCAAACTGATATAGTAAAAAGCAAAAGGGTATATGAGGCTATAAAAACCAAAATTTCTAAAGATGCCTTAAAAATTATTTACCATGTATATCTTTCTGAGCTTGAAGGCTGCTGTACTTTAATCTACAATTATATAAAGCTTGGCTTTAAACTCGGCAGCGAAATAGACTTACACCTACATAGAGACTGTGTATTAGGCATGCATAACACTGAAAAAAAGGTTACATATGAATGTCATAGAATGCTTGGTTTTGTTCGATTTAAAAGCATTGATAATATGTTTTACTCTGCCATTGAGCCCGATCACAACATTTTAGGACTCATAGCCTCACACTTTGCCTCAAGACTTCCTAATGAGAACTGGATAATTCATGATCTTAAACGCAACTTAGCTTTATTTTATAATAAAAAGGAATGGATAGTTACTGAGCTTACTAAAGTAAAAGCTGAAGACTTTATTGTAATGGAAGAACCCGAATTATACGAAACTCTTTGGAAAGAGTTTTACCAAACTATCGCTATAGAAGATAGAAAAAATCCAAGACTCCAGAAGCGAATGATGCCAGCAAGGTACTGGAAGCACCTGACCGAGTTAAGATGA
- a CDS encoding putative DNA modification/repair radical SAM protein yields the protein MDIQEKLKILSGAAKYDVSCSSSGSSRKNKPFGIGNASESGICHSFAADGRCISLLKILLTNYCVYDCAYCVNRSSNDVPRAAFTPEEIADLTINFYKRNYIEGLFLSSAVIKNANHTMELLLKTVSILRNKYNFNGYIHIKAIPGADNSLIKQAGELVDRMSVNVELPSNEGLRLLAPQKNTASILKPMSFIGHGIIANKEEKKLFKSAPSFVPAGQSTQLIIGATRDTDLKIMSLSENLYNNYNLKRVYYSAYVPVNHSSKLPSIVNPPLIREHRLYQADWLLRFYGFSANELLSDSKPNLDINFDPKTDWALSHIEQFPVEINLAPQKMLLRVPGIGVRSVKRIIAARKVHALTFEDLKKLGIVLKRAQYFITCRGKYLGDVSFKEDFIRYKLTPKKDFNIIDNPAFEQLTLFSGLPALYKPDDSFSSITGEL from the coding sequence ATGGACATTCAGGAAAAGTTAAAGATATTATCTGGTGCTGCAAAATATGATGTATCCTGCTCCTCCAGCGGAAGCAGCAGAAAAAACAAGCCCTTTGGTATAGGCAATGCTAGTGAAAGTGGAATATGCCACAGCTTTGCTGCTGACGGCAGATGCATATCTCTTCTTAAGATACTTCTTACTAATTACTGTGTTTACGACTGCGCCTACTGCGTTAACAGAAGTTCAAACGATGTTCCTAGAGCTGCTTTCACTCCGGAGGAAATTGCTGACCTAACAATAAACTTTTATAAGAGAAATTACATAGAAGGGCTTTTTCTAAGCTCTGCAGTTATTAAAAATGCAAATCACACTATGGAACTTTTATTAAAAACAGTGTCCATACTTAGAAATAAATATAACTTTAATGGCTACATACATATAAAAGCTATCCCTGGAGCAGATAATTCTTTAATAAAGCAAGCCGGAGAACTAGTAGACAGAATGAGTGTAAATGTGGAGCTTCCTTCAAATGAAGGTTTAAGGCTTCTTGCACCTCAAAAGAATACAGCCTCTATACTCAAACCTATGTCTTTTATAGGACATGGAATAATAGCTAATAAGGAAGAAAAAAAGCTCTTTAAATCTGCGCCGTCATTTGTGCCAGCTGGTCAAAGCACTCAACTTATAATTGGTGCTACAAGAGACACTGATCTAAAAATCATGAGTTTGTCAGAAAACTTATATAACAACTACAATCTTAAAAGGGTTTATTATTCGGCATATGTACCAGTAAATCACAGTTCTAAGCTACCTTCTATTGTCAATCCGCCTCTTATACGGGAGCATAGACTCTATCAGGCTGATTGGCTTTTAAGGTTTTACGGATTTTCAGCCAATGAGCTTTTAAGTGATAGCAAGCCTAACCTAGATATAAATTTTGACCCAAAGACCGATTGGGCCCTTAGTCATATAGAACAATTTCCAGTAGAAATCAATCTTGCTCCGCAGAAGATGCTTTTAAGAGTTCCAGGCATTGGAGTTCGTTCTGTAAAAAGAATTATTGCTGCAAGAAAAGTTCATGCTCTTACTTTTGAAGATTTGAAGAAGTTGGGTATTGTACTGAAAAGAGCTCAATACTTCATTACCTGCAGGGGAAAATATTTGGGAGATGTATCTTTTAAGGAGGACTTTATAAGATACAAACTCACTCCTAAAAAAGATTTCAATATAATTGATAATCCGGCCTTTGAACAACTTACACTTTTTTCTGGACTTCCCGCTTTGTATAAACCTGATGATTCATTTTCAAGTATAACAGGAGAGCTTTAA